From a single Gaiellales bacterium genomic region:
- a CDS encoding metalloregulator ArsR/SmtB family transcription factor, producing the protein MDDDLVFKALADPTRRSLLDRLFERDGRTLTDLEAQLEMTRFGAMKHLKVLEGAGLVVSRKRGREKLHFLNPVPIRQIHDRWIDKYRAHEVSALLDLKTSLEDTA; encoded by the coding sequence ATGGACGACGACCTCGTCTTCAAGGCGCTCGCAGACCCGACCCGCCGGTCGCTGCTCGATCGGCTGTTCGAGCGTGACGGCCGCACGCTCACCGACCTCGAGGCGCAACTCGAGATGACCCGGTTCGGGGCGATGAAGCACCTGAAGGTGCTGGAGGGGGCGGGGCTCGTCGTCTCCCGCAAGCGGGGCCGGGAGAAGCTCCACTTCCTGAACCCGGTGCCGATCCGGCAGATCCACGACCGCTGGATCGACAAGTACCGGGCACACGAGGTGTCGGCGCTGCTCGACCTCAAGACCAGCCTGGAGGACACCGCATGA
- a CDS encoding class I SAM-dependent methyltransferase produces the protein MEPDQVVREFTHQSESFNVAAVMRSADTLGRLVGLIPAAPDAHWLDAACGPGLVARGLAHRVGEVRGVDMTPAMVEVARREAAAEGIRNAVFSVGDATALDFADASFDGAVTRFSLHHIPVPGRVVTELARVVRPGGAVVLADHVTSADADEAAWHQEIERLRDPSHWACLTPARLRALGEAAGLVLDREDETQISIDYEEWIGRGSGGPGSAGLIARALADRVPAPDVFRVVDRSDGRRLELRYWVSVWLRP, from the coding sequence ATGGAGCCCGATCAGGTCGTCCGCGAGTTCACCCACCAGTCCGAGTCGTTCAACGTCGCGGCGGTGATGCGCTCGGCCGACACGCTCGGCCGGCTCGTCGGCCTGATCCCGGCTGCGCCGGATGCGCACTGGCTCGATGCGGCCTGCGGTCCGGGCCTGGTCGCCCGCGGTCTCGCGCACCGGGTCGGCGAGGTGCGCGGCGTCGACATGACGCCGGCGATGGTCGAGGTCGCGCGGCGCGAGGCGGCGGCGGAGGGCATCCGAAACGCCGTCTTCTCGGTCGGCGACGCGACCGCACTCGACTTCGCGGACGCGAGCTTCGACGGCGCCGTCACCCGCTTCAGCCTGCATCACATCCCGGTGCCGGGTCGCGTCGTCACGGAGCTGGCCCGGGTCGTGCGTCCCGGTGGCGCCGTCGTGCTCGCCGATCACGTCACCTCGGCCGACGCCGACGAGGCCGCATGGCATCAGGAGATCGAGCGCCTGCGCGACCCGTCGCACTGGGCCTGCCTGACGCCGGCGCGGCTGCGGGCGCTCGGCGAGGCGGCCGGCCTCGTGCTCGACCGCGAGGACGAGACGCAGATCTCGATCGACTACGAGGAGTGGATCGGCCGCGGCAGCGGCGGGCCGGGCTCAGCCGGCCTGATCGCCCGGGCGCTCGCCGACCGCGTCCCCGCTCCCGATGTCTTCCGGGTCGTCGACCGCAGCGATGGGCGCCGTCTCGAGCTGCGTTACTGGGTCTCGGTCTGGCTTCGGCCGTGA